GTATATCCCCTTCATTTTCCGGAACAAGTTAAAAAAATTTATATGTGTCCAGTGACAATTTAGTAAGGCACACAGGTGCTTAAACCTGGACTCGTGGTCTAGTTGGCTATGACGTCGCCTTGACATGGCGGAGGTCCTGAGTTCGAATCTCAGCGGGTCCACTGTTTTTTTTGTTTTTCTCGATTAGTTTTATGTTTATACAAGACCTGTTAAGCGATCGTTAGTTCCTAAAGCAGATGGAATTTTCAAATCGATTATTAGTTTATTCTCGGAGGTAACCTTGTAATCTTGCAGTAAATTTAACCCCATATCCCTGATCTTGAACATCTTTTTTGAGCATATCTCTAACTTTATCGCTCAATACAAATTGAGGTGTGTTTCTTATAGAGTATCCTGCATCTAAGACGATATCTGCAATTTCGTTCACACACATTCCATTAGACTCACAATATTCATCAATTGACAACTGCGTTACCGAATTGCTTAACCTAATACTATCAGCAACATTTGCTATAATCTCTCTAGGGAATAAATTTACGTGGTTATGTCTGAACAAATCCTCTATTTTCTGACTCCAAAATATGTTCTGTTTGAAAACGATCTTCCCGGATCGTGTAGTCAAATCCTCACCCTTTCTCATTCTTAAACCAAATGCATCTTGTACTGTTGGTCTTTGAAATGGCTGTGCGCCAATAAGTTCTGCATTTTCATCTGGAATCATGCCTAAACCATGCATGATTCTTATTACACCCGATCCACTTGTCTTTGGGAGGTACCTGTTTGTACCGATGTCATATTCGTGTGTTGCAAAAAATGCAGCTACACAAATGTCTGATGTTACATCTATAATATCAGTTTTCAATCCATAATGTTGGGCTAGTGCTTCATATCTTACATCAAGCCCATTTTCTTCTGCAAATTGAATTTGAGGGAAAGTCTTCATTATAGATATAAAATCTAGAATCTTTAATTTCTCAATAAGAATTTGCGCGTCTGATGGATTATTTCTGTAGATTGCCGGAATACATGTATCATATATGTTTTTTTCACCTCGATAATGGGTCCTTAACATGTGTTGTATTGGAAGAATCATTGCTTTACCATTGTCACACCCCATTATTTCAAAAGCATTGGAACTGCGTAAAACTACACGATTAGGATTCTCTCTCAATTTTAATATTGGATGATGTGTGTCGCATTTTCTGATGGCTTCAAGAATGTCATCTGAAACCTCATCTTTCGTCATATATTCAGATAATATGTTCTGTGTTTAAAAGTTATTTCTGGTGAATGCGCATAATTCATCTTCTGTCTAAAATTATTATAAAATATAGAATCTCTCCAACAAAATATCGGGGATGAAAAGTGATTTCTGATAATCCGGCAATAAAAATGGAGCTTCGTGAAATCAAAAATCTAACAGAGACCGATATAATGACTCACTGTATGTGTGGGCCCAGAATTTTTTTCTGATCTGTTCATTCCCAGAATATAAAAAAATTATTTTGCCGGTTTCTTTACGTGGGTTTTAAGCTTCTCCCAAACCTCCATATGTTTCAGCGAGACCGAGCCCGGATAGGCTTTGGCCATACGTCTGCCCTGATAGTGGAATCTGGAAAGAAGCTGATTTTCATCCAGCCGTTCCCCGATCTTTTCCTGGATCGTATCACGTATCTTCGCTGCCTCAACAAGGCCTGTGCCTA
The sequence above is a segment of the uncultured Methanocorpusculum sp. genome. Coding sequences within it:
- a CDS encoding FRG domain-containing protein; translated protein: MTKDEVSDDILEAIRKCDTHHPILKLRENPNRVVLRSSNAFEIMGCDNGKAMILPIQHMLRTHYRGEKNIYDTCIPAIYRNNPSDAQILIEKLKILDFISIMKTFPQIQFAEENGLDVRYEALAQHYGLKTDIIDVTSDICVAAFFATHEYDIGTNRYLPKTSGSGVIRIMHGLGMIPDENAELIGAQPFQRPTVQDAFGLRMRKGEDLTTRSGKIVFKQNIFWSQKIEDLFRHNHVNLFPREIIANVADSIRLSNSVTQLSIDEYCESNGMCVNEIADIVLDAGYSIRNTPQFVLSDKVRDMLKKDVQDQGYGVKFTARLQGYLRE